Proteins encoded together in one Helicobacter pylori window:
- the rpmF gene encoding 50S ribosomal protein L32 has translation MAVPDRRVSKTRAAKRRTHYSVKLAKPIKAKDGTWKLPHHINKFTKEY, from the coding sequence ATGGCAGTACCTGATAGAAGAGTGAGTAAGACAAGAGCGGCAAAAAGGCGCACGCATTATAGCGTTAAGCTGGCTAAGCCCATAAAAGCTAAAGATGGCACTTGGAAACTTCCCCACCATATTAACAAATTTACTAAAGAATACTAG
- the plsX gene encoding phosphate acyltransferase PlsX, with product MMKIVIDLMGADHGVLPVIEGVSRALENKSFSAVLVGDKDKATPFISKELASKVEMIHTQDYIKMEEAATEAIKRKESSIYLGMDILKNGADALISAGHSGATMGLATLRLGRIKGVERPAICTLMPSVGKRPSVLLDAGANTDCKPEYLIDFALMGYEYAKSVLHYDSPKVGLLSNGEEDIKGNMLVKETHKMLKTYDFFYGNVEGSDIFKGVVDVVVCDGFMGNVVLKTTEGVASAIGSIFKDEIKSSFKSKMGALMLKNAFGILKQKTDYAEYGGAPLLGVNKSVIISHGKSNARAVECAIYQAISAVESQVCLRITQAFESLKPSVSVPQSDQQDA from the coding sequence ATGATGAAAATTGTAATAGACTTAATGGGAGCTGACCATGGGGTTTTACCCGTTATTGAGGGAGTCTCAAGGGCTTTAGAGAATAAGAGTTTTAGTGCGGTTTTAGTGGGGGATAAAGACAAAGCAACCCCTTTTATTTCTAAAGAGTTAGCTAGCAAAGTGGAAATGATCCACACGCAAGATTATATTAAAATGGAAGAAGCCGCCACTGAGGCGATTAAGCGTAAGGAATCTTCCATTTACTTGGGCATGGATATTCTAAAAAATGGGGCTGACGCTTTGATTTCAGCGGGGCATAGCGGAGCGACTATGGGTTTAGCAACCTTGCGTTTAGGGCGTATCAAGGGGGTTGAAAGGCCTGCCATTTGCACTTTAATGCCTAGCGTTGGCAAACGCCCTAGCGTGCTATTAGACGCAGGAGCGAACACCGATTGCAAGCCTGAATATTTGATTGATTTTGCTCTTATGGGGTATGAATACGCTAAAAGCGTGCTGCATTATGATAGCCCTAAGGTGGGTCTTTTGAGTAATGGCGAAGAAGATATTAAAGGGAACATGCTCGTTAAAGAAACGCATAAAATGCTGAAAACTTATGACTTCTTTTATGGCAATGTGGAGGGGAGCGATATTTTCAAAGGGGTTGTGGATGTGGTGGTTTGCGATGGCTTTATGGGGAATGTGGTCTTAAAGACAACAGAAGGGGTCGCTAGCGCGATAGGCTCTATTTTTAAAGATGAAATTAAAAGCTCTTTTAAATCTAAAATGGGGGCTTTGATGCTTAAGAATGCGTTTGGTATTTTAAAACAAAAAACCGATTACGCTGAATATGGTGGAGCACCGCTTTTAGGCGTGAATAAAAGCGTGATCATTAGCCATGGCAAGAGCAACGCTAGAGCGGTTGAATGCGCGATTTATCAAGCTATTAGCGCTGTTGAAAGTCAGGTTTGTTTGAGGATTACTCAAGCGTTTGAGAGCTTGAAGCCTAGCGTTTCTGTGCCTCAAAGCGATCAGCAAGACGCTTAA
- a CDS encoding ketoacyl-ACP synthase III, producing MEFYASLKSIAMHVPSERVKNAEFQQFLDTSDEWIEKRTGIKERRFANDEEKSSDLGVIAAKQAIERAHLTPKDIDLVVVATLSPDFLAMPSTACVLSAKLGIENKPAFDISAACTGFIYLLSVAKAYVESGMCENVLIVGAEKTSSVLDFKDRGTCILFGDGAGACVIGRTKRLKESILDVQISANGNFSNYLYTPRTLKPTPFNAKEEALEPFLCMKGNEVFKLAVKTLLKDVEMILEKNALKPEDVRLFIPHQANFRIIQAVREHLDFKDEQVVLTVHKYGNTSAASIPMAMCEAYEEGRLKKGDLMLLDAFGGGLTWGSALVYFGGS from the coding sequence ATGGAATTTTACGCCTCTCTTAAATCCATTGCGATGCATGTTCCAAGCGAGCGTGTGAAAAATGCAGAGTTTCAGCAATTTTTGGATACCAGCGATGAATGGATAGAAAAAAGGACTGGTATCAAAGAGCGCCGTTTCGCTAACGATGAAGAAAAAAGCAGCGATTTAGGGGTAATAGCGGCTAAACAGGCCATAGAGAGAGCGCATTTAACCCCAAAAGACATTGATTTGGTGGTTGTGGCGACTTTAAGCCCTGATTTTTTGGCCATGCCTTCAACCGCTTGCGTGTTGAGCGCGAAATTAGGCATTGAAAACAAGCCGGCGTTTGATATTTCAGCCGCTTGCACGGGTTTTATTTATTTATTATCGGTGGCTAAGGCTTATGTTGAGAGCGGGATGTGCGAAAATGTGCTGATTGTGGGGGCAGAAAAAACGAGCAGCGTGCTAGATTTTAAGGATAGGGGGACTTGTATTTTATTTGGCGATGGGGCTGGGGCGTGCGTGATAGGCAGAACCAAGCGTTTAAAAGAAAGCATTTTAGACGTGCAGATTTCAGCGAACGGGAATTTTTCTAATTATCTTTATACGCCAAGGACTCTAAAACCCACGCCCTTTAACGCTAAAGAAGAAGCTTTAGAGCCTTTTTTGTGCATGAAGGGCAATGAAGTGTTTAAACTGGCGGTAAAAACGCTTTTAAAAGATGTGGAAATGATTTTAGAAAAAAACGCTCTCAAACCTGAAGATGTGCGTCTGTTTATCCCGCATCAAGCTAATTTTAGGATCATTCAAGCGGTGCGAGAGCATTTGGATTTTAAAGATGAGCAAGTGGTTTTAACCGTGCATAAATACGGCAACACTTCAGCAGCCAGTATCCCTATGGCCATGTGCGAAGCTTATGAAGAGGGGCGTTTGAAAAAGGGCGATTTAATGCTTTTAGACGCTTTTGGTGGGGGATTGACTTGGGGTTCAGCGTTGGTGTATTTTGGAGGAAGTTAG